Proteins encoded by one window of Fretibacterium sp. OH1220_COT-178:
- a CDS encoding metal-sensing transcriptional repressor, with amino-acid sequence MLRCIDEKDIIRRLRRIEGQVRGIVRMVEEDKPCEDILIQIGSIKAALHKVGQFVLEGHLHHCVLEGIQQGNGDEILDRLSGALEQFSRLV; translated from the coding sequence TGTTGCGCTGCATTGACGAAAAGGACATCATCCGGCGTCTCAGGCGTATCGAGGGGCAGGTCAGGGGGATCGTCCGCATGGTGGAGGAGGACAAGCCCTGCGAGGACATTCTGATCCAGATCGGCTCGATCAAGGCGGCCCTGCACAAGGTGGGGCAGTTCGTCCTCGAGGGACATCTGCACCACTGCGTCCTGGAGGGGATCCAGCAGGGTAATGGCGACGAGATTCTGGATCGCCTTTCCGGCGCTCTGGAGCAGTTTTCTCGTCTGGTTTGA